One genomic window of Glycine soja cultivar W05 chromosome 9, ASM419377v2, whole genome shotgun sequence includes the following:
- the LOC114366978 gene encoding miraculin-like has translation MKITLIPLLLLSVLGIKSLLEGAYDSPHQVVDTSGNILRVGANYYIIPNPTTKCSIFSNYKGNNGLVLAKVAANKTFPLDVLVVEGQQLGQPLTFTPIHDQKKGAPVRVSTDLNIEFSMQTSCSQSNVWKIDHFDRATRKWFVTTGGVVGHPSWRTISNWFKIEKYDGDYKLVSCPTFCAYCKVQCRDIGVYEDQNGNKRLALTDAPYKVRFQKA, from the coding sequence ATGAAGATCACATTAATCCCGTTGCTCCTTCTTTCTGTgttgggaataaaatcactgcTTGAAGGAGCTTATGATTCACCTCACCAAGTTGTTGACACATCTGGCAATATACTAAGGGTAGGTGCCAACTACTACATCATTCCCAACCCTACTACCAAATGTTCAATTTTTTCCAATTACAAAGGTAACAACGGGCTTGTGCTAGCAAAAGTAGCAGCTAACAAGACCTTCCCTCTTGATGTTTTGGTTGTGGAGGGACAGCAATTAGGCCAGCCACTAACTTTTACACCGATTCATGACCAAAAGAAAGGTGCACCGGTTCGTGTCTCTACTGACCTCAACATCGAGTTCTCCATGCAAACAAGTTGTTCACAATCAAATGTGTGGAAAATTGATCACTTTGATAGGGCAACGAGGAAGTGGTTTGTTACAACTGGTGGTGTTGTGGGGCACCCAAGTTGGAGAACTATCAGCAACTGGTTTAAGATTGAGAAATATGATGGTGACTATAAGCTGGTTTCGTGCCCAACTTTTTGTGCATATTGCAAGGTTCAATGTAGGGATATTGGTGTATACGAGGATCAAAATGGGAACAAGCGTCTAGCCCTCACTGATGCGCCTTACAAAGTTCGGTTTCAGAAGGCCTAA